The Dermochelys coriacea isolate rDerCor1 chromosome 7, rDerCor1.pri.v4, whole genome shotgun sequence sequence CTGCCTAATGGCAGCAGCAGGGCCTGCCCTGGGTGAAGAGAAGGTTGCTGCAGGAGGAGTCCTTAAAGAGAGAGGGAAGTAGAAGAAACTGCCCCTCTGGAGCTGTGCTTTGTACAGTTGGAGGTGCACAGCGAGGGAGCTGTAACCGCAGGTCACTCAGGCCTAGCCACAAACAAGCTACAGTACTTTAAATTTCACAGGTCTCAACAGTTAAACTGgctggaaaagaaagaaacagattcatggaaaatataaattttctttgctttacaaGGTGGACGGGAACCTGAACTCCAGGGCACCAccaaccttttaaaataaaactgtacaAAATTAGGACACCTGCATTGGCTCTGGTGTCGCCAGCTCTAAGACGACTCTTACCAGGTGCGATGCCAGAATTAGTCAGAAATAATGTGGGAGCATCCAGGCACTCTCCCATATCCTATGGCAAGAGAGCAGGGAGGATTAAGTTCCAGGCAGAACTGGGGTCTACCACGTCTATTCTGTTCACATGCCCATCCAGCTGGCTTTAGGGGACGGGTGGGGTATGGACTCCCAAGCCAACTGCAGTTCAGTCACTTTCAAACTTGATGGAATTGACCTGGGTAGAAATAGCACCTCCGCAGTAACTGCCTCTTTTCTTCTTTGTCTTCTCATGGCGGAAGGATTTGCCTTTGGTGAATTTCAGTACGTTGTGGGCCTTTTCTCCCCAGTCGCCTGCAGCTCCTTTCTGTGAGATAAGGAAGAGGAGGGCCAGGTCAGCACTCAACAGCCAACATGGCAAACACTAGGCCTTGCTTTGTATACTGCCCAGTAATGACTTCCAAGGGCTAAAGGAGTTTTCACCCAGCTCCTCTgttggaggggctgggagctccccTCAGCAAGTGCCCATGTACCTCCCAGCTGAGCCTCCTGGTGGGAGAGGCTCAGATTGGAGAGCTCCCCACATGCACCATGAAAACCGTTTCCCAGATGACCTGTGTTCTAGGGGCAAAACGTGCCAGTTTGTCACTCTGGCTGGACTTGTCCCTACCTTTGCATCAAATGAGTTGTTAGCTACACGGGAATCCACCTCGATCTCTTCCTCTCTTACTCTTCGGAAAGGAACAGCTGGCTGTTAGAGAAAAACATAGGTCACCCTAAGTCAATACCTGCACATGGCCTTCTCTTGGCTGGCCCACACAGCAATgcaggacactaaactggggtaAATCCTATTTGCTCCCTGGTCCAGTTTTCCAGGCCACATGAACTTGTGATCCTCCCCTTCAACAGTAAGGGCAGTACAGAGGAGCTCCAGAGGTAGTCTATACAGTAATCTTCAGCCAGAAAAATGCTGGGGCCACAATGTGCATCTTCTCTGGGCTCCACATAAGGGGCACTTAGGCTGGCTGAGGAGGGGGAGACTATCTCCTGCAGCCTCGACCACCAGGGAAAGCAGTGCAGATTGCTGGGACTGAGAGACAAGAAAAAGCCCCACTCCGATTCAGCACATTTTCCCGTCACTCACCTGCTTCACCTTGGGAAATGAGTGTGGCGTTCTGGTCTTGGTCTTAATCTTCTTGCTGTCCGGCGTCCCCAATTCCTGGTCATCTTCGCTCTTCCGCTTCTTCTTATTCGAGCCTGCTAAAACAATAGTAgttagacttcaatgggaccaccctccacctggggaaggggagaagcatCTCTCTCCACTGGGAGACAAGTCAGACTGAGGTATGCTGGGAACGCGAGCATGTGCACTCTGGAGTAGGGTGGTACAGGAACAATAACAGACACTCCATTAATGACCAGTCTAGAGCAGCAGCACTAGATAAGGAACTCCTGGGCAGCCATCCTCTAGTTCAAAGGTGAGGAAACTTTTTGGTCCAAGGGTCACATCTGGGGATGGAAATTGTATGTGGGCCATGAaggctcacaaaattgggtgttGGGTTGCGcaagggggtgagagctctggggtggggctgggaatgaggggttgggATGCAAGATATTGCTccggagggtgggaggagaatcagggctggggcagggggattggggtgcaggatccgggcagcgcttacctcaagcagctcccagatgtAGCAGCTTATGTCCCTCCccctggctcctacatggagtcACGGCCAGGGGGCCCTGCATACAGCCCTGTCggcaggcacctccctgcagctcccattggccacggttcccagccaatgggagctgcgggggcacaATCTGGGGTgcgggcagtgtgcagagcctcctggctgcccctacatgtaggaactggaggggggacatgttgctgcttccaggagctgcgtggagcagggcaagcctccaaccctgctccctggcaggatcTTGAGcaccagattaaaatgtctggagggccaaaTGCggcccccaggccgtagtttgcccacccctgctctagtgtgTGGAGGTGGCTGCTAGTTACATGCAGAGTTTTGTTAAGGAAACCGCTTCTGGAAGACGACTCCACATATACTCTGCCCTGCAACACCCATTGCCTGACAGATGCCCTTCCTGGCTGGCACAGATTACCTCCATTTGCTTTTCCCTTCTCATCGCAAGAGCTCTCAGAGCTACTCTCACTGCCACCAACTGGCTTGGGCTCTGGCTTCTTCGTGGCTGGTGATTTAGCTGCTGGTGTGGATGAAGTCTTTGGTTTCTCTTTCACCAAGCTGGAGTTCTTCTGTCCCCCTTTCCCTGGCTTTAACCCGGCGACTGGAGTCCCTGCCATTCTGGGCTTCTTGTCATCATCACTGGAACTGTCAGAGGAGCTGCTGCTACTGGTAGTGGCAGCTGCTTTCTTCACTGCACAAACTTTACTGCCCCCTGATGATTTGCTAGCTGGTTTCACTGCTGGTTTGCTCTGCTCCTCCTCACTGCTTGAGCTGTCAGAATCTGAGCTGCTGGCTTTGGGGCCCAGGGTGCAGGGTTTGGACTCTGGCTTAGCTGTCTTGCTGGCTGGCTTAGCTGGAGGaactttcttctcttcctcagagcTGCTATCTGAGTCAGAGCTGCTCTGGGCTTTCTTTGCCACAGCAGGAGGCTTCTTGGCTGCAGATGGAGCTGGTTTGACTGCAGGCTTTGCAGGGGTCTCATCCTCAGAGCTGTCAGAATCTGGGAGGGAAGTTTCCAATACAAGAAGATTCCAGTGAGAATAGTCAAGTACTGAACAGACTTGTTCAGCTAGACCAAACTAGACAAGCAGGAGCAGTAACTGGAGTCCCTTCCACACTAGGACCTAAGCAAAACCTGCTTGGTTTGGGACTCGGTGAAAGGTGCAGAATAACAGCCTTAGAGATTTATGGGCTCTGCTTAAAGCAGGTGTAGCATGGGCAGctgccatctcctccccccacaagcaCATCTCAACTCTGACCCTCAGAATTGGCTCTTCTAAGTCAACAAGGAGCTCAGTCTCCATGTTCCAAGTGATGCTTtacctctgctgagactgctacaCGGGGGACCAGCAGTTGTGTCAGACAACTGCCCAATAGGAACTGGACTGAACCACAGATACTGCCAAAGAACAACTTTTGGGCCCTAGCAACAGGGGTGAAGAGCCCTGGGAACTTGCCGCTAGCACAGAATCAAACAGCACTAACAATCAGAGCTGAAAAGTTGGGGCCATTCCTGTTCCCCTGCTCAGAAGGGTGGTTTACAGTTTCAAGGCAGCACACTGCACTAGCTGCTCTTAAACGGTGCTGCAGCTCTTTAGTGTGGTTTACAAGCGCTATCATGGACAGTGGCTATTGGGGAAATGGGTTTGGGATGGGACTGTCCGCCTCCTTCCCCTGTATTCTTCTCATTGGAGAATAAAGTTCATCCCCCAAGTGGCTTTTCCTCCAATAAACAAATGTGCCAAACAGGTCCCCAGTACCCTGTATTTCAGCTATGCGGCAGAGATGTAGGAGTTTGAGTGATGAAACATTAATGGGTACCTGTTTCCCCACACTTCATGCCCAAAAGAACTGGCACTTTGCATGGGGTTGGTTCTGCATGCTTAGGAATTGGTCAGCAAATATCAGGTCAATTTGATTAGACAGTGTCCCTGTATTCTTGGTACCACAACTGGGAACGCAGACTGGGTGGGGGTAGGCACGGCACTCACACCTGCTCAGTAGTGGTGGTGGCGAGATCACCACCCCTTCCTGTCCTGATACCTGAGCTGtctgaggaggagctggagccTTTCTTTGCTTGTCCTGACTTGGCAGGACCCTTCGCCGGTTTGGCAGGACCCTTTGCTGCAAGCGATTTGGCAGTAAGCTTGGTCACTGCCTTCTCTTCCTCAGAGCTGGAATCTAGACAAGAGAAGCACATCCGCAAATGTCAGAGTTTTTCAGGGGCATACAACCCAAGTGAGTCCACCAGGGACCCCAGTCAGTGGTCATTTTAGGCAAAGCTGTGGCTTGAGCCTCACACTTTAGGGAGGCACCATTGCCACTGGATTTTTGGAACTCACCAGACTATGATCATCAAGTGAGGTGAGGCAAGGCGAGGCCAGGAGCAGagtcagagaaggggcagggtgggcagagAAGTCTGATAAACACTCTCTGAATGGCCAGTGGAGAGCCCTACAGCATGTAGCCCTGCCTATGTTCCTGCCCCTGTCCCAGGGAATGGAGGCAACAGGAGCTGGAGGACCTAGGGCTGGGAATGTGCCCTCAAGATCTCCATGTTGTTTCTTTGCTGGGAGAATGAGGAACAGCAGTAGGAGCTAGGCCTAACCCTTCATAACAGTGTGTGTAGTGAGAGGGCGCGGTGTAGAAACTAGGGGATTGAAGAGGGAGTGTTAGCCTCActaaagaaaaagcaaagagggagaagagagccaggaaagaaatggagagaaaaggaaagtgtGTAGTGGAGATGAAAGAACAGAATGAAACAGAGAAggaaatcaatgacaaaaaagaaaagaggaacagACTGGAGTGAtttgggaaagaaggaaagaacacCATTTGACTTTTTTATTCTATACTCCAGACTGTTTTAGCAGTGGTCCAAATGGAATtgaagatttgtttaaaaaagttcccctttctccccacctTGGACCTGGCACAAGGGGGATATTTTTCACATAGGGAATTTACACCCGATGCCAGCCATGACTCTTATGGAGGATCTGAAGAGCTCAGAAatgcatccaaaaaaaaaaaaaaaaaaaaaaaaactcctaaTCCTACCATAGGTACTTGTTAGGGAATACCCTTCACAACCCTGCTATCTGCAGACTAGTCACTATTCTTATCTCTGCCACTCACTCATGCTTCCCACCACATCGATACAGGAGGCTTCAGTTTCAAGAGGCATCCCTTTACCTTGCCATGGATACTGCAGGGAGCTCAAGCTCACTCTAAGGGCCCTGCTAAAGAGGAGGTTGGGTCCCTGCTGAGTGACACCGGGGGCTGAAAGTGGACATGTGCAGAGTCACTGCATCAAAAGGTCAAATCCCTGCTCCCTCACTCACCGGAATCACTGTCTGAACTGGATCCACCTTTCTTGATAGTCACAACGGTGGCTGTTGGGGTAGGTTTTTTTTTAGCCAGATTTGTTTTGGCTGCAAGAGAAACAATTACAATGAATCTCACACTCACACAGCACTTTTCAACCAGGGATCtccaagagctttacaaaggagggcaggtTATTAGCCTCTTGGACAGAAGAGGCAGGCAGCATTGCAAAGAACTCAGGACTCCAGATTCTCAGCCCCTGGGATTTCTAACCACCTGGAGTAGGCAGATGTCAGGGCTCCTTGTCCCTTCACACGGCACAAGTCATGGGCTGTGAATGCAGCATTGCGCATGAGCGCATGCTCGCCTACTCAAAATACGCAGAGGGTCAGATAAAGAAGGGATTTTCATTCACATAATACATTAACCCAACGCAAGGCCTCTTCaagaatgggccagattcatccctggcataactccactgaagtataTGGAAATCCAGTAGGGTTTATTTGACCTCTTGTGACCAATTTAGAGATGGGACCAAGCACAGTCTGGAACTCAGGCTCAgctcctggggcctgttttgggACAGATACTAGCTGCTTTGAGacctttaaaaaagcaaaaatagcaGCATAATCCACAATTGTCAGGTAATTTCAGAAGCCACTATGTGGCCAGGAACTGACTGCACCCCACACAGGCACTTCCTGAACAGTCTAACATGACCCCTTCCtagcctccctctccccacaatcCACCTGTTCCCTTCTTGGGCGCCTGCTCCATTTCATCACTGCTGTCCGAGCTGCTGTCTGAGGAGTCACTGCTCTCGGCTTTTTTCCCAGGAGCCTTTGCAACAATGGGCTTTGCTTTCCCCTTTCCTGGCTCTGTGACCTGGGGGGGTGGCACCGCACTGTATGGACCTACAAAGAGACAGGATCAGCAGGGACACCAACGCAGACCCACCAGCCCTGCACTCTGGCAAATACGGCACACGTCATGCTGGACTTCCCTGTTTTAGCTAAGCGACGATCTAAAACAAGCCAGTTAAGCTACTTGCTCCTAATCACTTGCACAGTTGTGATCAACAAGGGCTTTATACTCAGTATGGTGGGAGGGGACATCCCCACAGTATTGCTACTCCtgactcctccagcagcacaactCCCCTTTGCTGGGGTCTCACCATAGCACTCCTCCCTTATAGGGCTTGGCTATACTTACATTtcatagcgctctaacttgctggttcaagggtgtgaaaaatgacccccctgagcgcagcaagtctgagtgctttaaagcgctagtgtaaacaggctctgagtgctgggagccatgctcccagtgctcggagctaatcctctagtggaggtggagtaccaggagcgctgggagagctctctcccagtacTCGGacgcgaccacactcgcacttcaaagcactgccgtggGAGCGGTCCCgcaacagcgctttgaagtttccagtgtagccgtGCCCTTAGATTTGGATGGCCTAATTCACAGTTTCTCAAATGCAGGCACCATGGCCACATGTGGCCACCAGGGCGTTTCCCTGCAGCCACAGCAGTTTCCTGGGCagtggaagggagggaaaagcatcagcccctccccttcctccctgttgctccttcATGTGCCAGCTCTCTGGAGATACAGGTGGAACACACACCACTTAAGGAGCAAGGCGAGGCAAGGAAGCCAGCGGGGTATGTGTGAGGAGGCAAGCAGCGGGGGCGAAGGGGGTGTGTGAAAGGAAGCAAGTGGCGAGGGGAGGCCTGGTGGGGGAGTAAGGAGGCTAGCGGCaagccagcagcagggtgaggaggtGGGTAGGGGGCTCTGGCTGAGAGTGGGGACTGAGCGGTGAGCCACTCAGCGAGCGGGGGTTCTCATGGTGGGCAGGGGGATGTCTGTGGCAGGGGAGTGGAGGCGTGCGGCTGGGGGGGGCCAGGAAGAGGACGGAAGGAAGGAATATGAGGAggagagcagtgggtgggggactgaggagggatgCAGGAGGTGAGCAGCAGGTACATGGGTAGCAGGTGGAGCCTccttttggggaggctagcccctgtcCGCCCCTAGCAGCCGGAGTCCTGATACCCCCGCCTCTCTTGTGGCTGCAGCTACAAGCCTCCCACCCTGGCCGGAGGAGCCCCAGGCTGATCAGTGCTCTGAGCAGCCACAgccatgcctcccctccccagacccaagCTGCCCAGATACACTTTtcattatttggacttctgaaGTAAATTTTAAAAGGCTCCGACATAATAGAATTACTGTACAGATAaccacttttaccaaaaaagcaacagaaacataatgaaaaagacaagaatgtgcaGAACACCTTATTTGCGTTTCTATTCTGTTAGGTCCAGTAAAGGGTAGAGTTAAccatgcattatttttattactgagcctgcaaaaaaacaaaacaaaaacaaaccagccaCCCCAAAACCTTACATAAatcaattacaatgatttggatgtatatatgtgcatattactTGTTGGGTGCCACACTCCGAAACCTCCAAAAAGTTTGTTGCGGGACTTCCACTGCTGCTCTTGTTCATTTACTACTCTGCGCCTCAACTATGCCCCCAGGTAAAGAAACCCATCTATGTTTCACACTTGCTTCTCTCAGTTTATTGGAGTCATAGGAACTGTTATACTAGATCAGGGCACGGGGTCCACCTAATTCATTACCCAGCCTAATACTGGCCAGCACCATATGCTTCAGAGTAAGATGCACGAAGGCCTGTAAAAGCACAATTATGGACTGATCTACCCACAGGGAATTTTCTTCCCAACTCCAGTCAGGCTGGGAATCATGCATGAGAATAGCCTCTAATAGCTCTCTGAAGAGCAGGATGCTCAGAGACAATGACCACATAAGGGATGCAACCAGCATAGTTTTCACCTCAAGAAAAGGCCTGGGTTTGAGGTTTAAGCCATGGGACATAGCTAGAACAAAGACCTTGCAGTTCCATGCTTGCTGCCATCACCACCACTCAGCCTTCTGGGCCACACCAAGCAGAGATGGGCAGCTAAACTTCTCTAGGGCCAGTAGTAGCGGAAAGCCTCCTCTCCTCAGTACCAGCAATGGTTTTTGGTACTCACCGGGCTTCAGCTTTGGTTTTGAGGCTGGCTTTTCATCCTCTGAGCTGTCAGAAGATTCCTCGCTGCTGGAGCTCTCTTTGGCAGGGGCTCTGGCTTTACCTGAGGACACCTGGGTGGTTGCAGGTTTGGGCATTGGTGTTTTCTTGGGAACAGCCTTATTGCAAAGAAGACAGATAAATACCTTTCCTCATCAAGGAAGCTGAGCTTTGAGAGACAGGTGCGGCCCAGAAACCACCCCTACTCCGTGTTGGAGAgtcccctcttcccctctctgctctATTCACTGGATATCAGATTTCCAGGATAGAGCCAGGAACTAGGGAAATTTCTCAAATGCCAGGAAGCACATTACAGGGTTTATCATCAGAGCATGAGAATTTCTTACCTCTCATTAAATTCCTACATGGGATACTCTCTGGCTGAGAAGAGGTGAGAAAGAACATTAGTAGCTCAAGAGCGGGAGAGATGGAGCACCACCACTTACTGTCAAGGGAGCTGAGACATTAGCTTGGAGAAGTAAGAGCTCTCTGGGAAAGGTTTCTAAGCACTCCCACCGCTGGGGTCCAGCTCTCTTTCAGGGAAGTTGCTCTAACACTCCCCTGCAGAAGCAGTGCAGGAACATGTAAGGCTGGTAGAGTAGCACATCTGGCAACAGGAAAGCAAGCCATACAGAGGGCGCAACATGCAGAAGCTATAAAGGGATTCCTGGCTCAGGAAAGAGGAATGGATCACTCAGCAGCAGAGAAGACTGTTGGTGGGGTTCCTAAGACACAAAGCCTCACTAAGATGTCACAGAAAGCTACAATGATTGCATGGGCACGCACTCAGCTGCTGTGCAGTTTTGGGTTACTTTACACAACCCTTAGATCAAGGACAGAGACACTCTTAGATTTCTCTCACACCAATGGAGTCATCCATGATCGTGTCACTGTTTACCTTTGCTGATACAGCCTTTTCCGTGTCAGAATCCTCActactgctactgctgctgctgctgctgctttctgcctTGCCATTGGCCGCTTTGCAGGCAGCTTTACTTCCTGCTGGAGATAGGGCAAAGAAAGGGATGAGAAAACATGAGGGGTAGGGAATTGTAATCCTATTCAATGCAAAAAAATGTCCTGGACAGCATCAGCTCCCCTAACTGCACAAGGCAAGAatctccagccctctcctgggaacCCACTCGTTCTCCTCCTGTTTATCAGGGCAGCTCTAAACAGTCTCTCTGCAGACTGCTTTTCTCATTATAGATGAAATGGAAATCTCAGACTCACTCCTTTAAAGAGGTTTAGAGGCATTGTTATAAATTAGCAACACCTTTTTCTAACATAATTTGAACCTGCTGGTTTCAGAAATGGGTTACTCAACTGAATTTTGACATTTAGACCGGCACACTTGATCGCCACCAAAATTCATCAGAAATGTTTGCTATACCAACACCATATGTATGAACTTGtgagcaaaaaaaaatcagtttggcaTAATTCCTTTTCAGTTGACCAAGTACAGAAATGAGTAGACATGCATTATACTTTTAACACCTATTGCTCCCTAATATTCAATTTTGTAGAGTATTTAGTCATCACTGtatcatattaaaaataagttgTGTGCAGTCTAGTTGTAGATGCGTTGGTTCCAGGGTATGAGAGACAAGGAGGACGAGGTAAtcttggtctaataaaagatattacctcacccatcttgtctaaTATTAGAAATAAGTTAATCGCAACAGAAGTTATTCTTCCTGCAACATGAAATAACGCTCATTTTCTTGCATGCTTAGTACTTGTTGCTCTGAAGTTAGAATAGAGTTAACAGAGATGATGGTgtgtataaattttttttttttttttataaacaaataaagAGAGCAACACTAGTTAGAGGAGATGGTGGTTTATGGCACTTGTGTTGGTTACAGTTGAAGGAATGCTCCATGCCAGTTTCCTACAATCTCTGCATTATTTGCCAAGAATCAAGTAAAGAAGACGTGCATGAAGCAGGTGAACAAGAATTGCACAGAATAAGGGAGGCAACAgccattacaaagaaaaaaaagatagaaaacagaGAGGCCACTAACAGAATTGAGTGCATCTTTCATTCAGAACAGAGTATCAGTCATGTGACAGAGAAATTGCTATGCCATTACACTGACAAAGGCAAAATCGAGAGGTTATAGAAAACAAGAACATCTGCAACTGATATGATCACATGTGGCAAACTGCAGTGATCCCAATAAATACAAGACAGTCCCGTGCTGTGAAACTCACGGACTGGAGATGCTGTATGCTTTGTCAAGAAGCGCAGTCTAAACAGAGACTCATTTCTGTTACTACACTCAAGATGAGTGAACAGATAATGAAGACAGCTGTATTTGACCACAGATGAGTGTTTGTTTAGCTGAAGTAAGTGACCTCATAGCTCCTGAAGGCAAGTACTACCTGACTTGTTAAATCCCATTTATAAAAAGTCTGATGAAAAAGAGTGAGGGCATCAAAA is a genomic window containing:
- the NOLC1 gene encoding nucleolar and coiled-body phosphoprotein 1 isoform X1; this encodes MAEPRVVPSDLFPLVFAFLRDNHFEGAARAFGRAAGVTDQDPNAASLLDVFNYWLKSPDAKKRKAVPNGPPAKKSKKESSSSSDESSSEEDEKTTTKKPAAKSAPVPKVIAKAAAPAKKAESSSEDSSDDSDSEEEEKKPAQKVTKAQAKPAATKTQPQKKAKSSSSSDSSSSEDERPKKQPLKPVVAKTAAKSAGSKAACKAANGKAESSSSSSSSSSEDSDTEKAVSAKAVPKKTPMPKPATTQVSSGKARAPAKESSSSEESSDSSEDEKPASKPKLKPGPYSAVPPPQVTEPGKGKAKPIVAKAPGKKAESSDSSDSSSDSSDEMEQAPKKGTAAKTNLAKKKPTPTATVVTIKKGGSSSDSDSDSSSEEEKAVTKLTAKSLAAKGPAKPAKGPAKSGQAKKGSSSSSDSSDSDSSEDETPAKPAVKPAPSAAKKPPAVAKKAQSSSDSDSSSEEEKKVPPAKPASKTAKPESKPCTLGPKASSSDSDSSSSEEEQSKPAVKPASKSSGGSKVCAVKKAAATTSSSSSSDSSSDDDKKPRMAGTPVAGLKPGKGGQKNSSLVKEKPKTSSTPAAKSPATKKPEPKPVGGSESSSESSCDEKGKANGAGSNKKKRKSEDDQELGTPDSKKIKTKTRTPHSFPKVKQPAVPFRRVREEEIEVDSRVANNSFDAKKGAAGDWGEKAHNVLKFTKGKSFRHEKTKKKRGSYCGGAISTQVNSIKFESD
- the NOLC1 gene encoding nucleolar and coiled-body phosphoprotein 1 isoform X3, whose protein sequence is MAEPRVVPSDLFPLVFAFLRDNHFEGAARAFGRAAGVTDQDPNAASLLDVFNYWLKSPDAKKRKAVPNGPPAKKSKKESSSSSDESSSEEDEKTTTKKPAAKSAPVPKVIAKAAAPAKKAESSSEDSSDDSDSEEEEKKPAQKVTKAQAKPAATKTQPQKKAKSSSSSDSSSSEDERPKKQPLKPVVAKTAAKSAGSKAACKAANGKAESSSSSSSSSSEDSDTEKAVSAKAVPKKTPMPKPATTQVSSGKARAPAKESSSSEESSDSSEDEKPASKPKLKPGPYSAVPPPQVTEPGKGKAKPIVAKAPGKKAESSDSSDSSSDSSDEMEQAPKKGTAKTNLAKKKPTPTATVVTIKKGGSSSDSDSDSSSEEEKAVTKLTAKSLAAKGPAKPAKGPAKSGQAKKGSSSSSDSSDSDSSEDETPAKPAVKPAPSAAKKPPAVAKKAQSSSDSDSSSEEEKKVPPAKPASKTAKPESKPCTLGPKASSSDSDSSSSEEEQSKPAVKPASKSSGGSKVCAVKKAAATTSSSSSSDSSSDDDKKPRMAGTPVAGLKPGKGGQKNSSLVKEKPKTSSTPAAKSPATKKPEPKPVGGSESSSESSCDEKGKANGAGSNKKKRKSEDDQELGTPDSKKIKTKTRTPHSFPKVKQPAVPFRRVREEEIEVDSRVANNSFDAKKGAAGDWGEKAHNVLKFTKGKSFRHEKTKKKRGSYCGGAISTQVNSIKFESD
- the NOLC1 gene encoding nucleolar and coiled-body phosphoprotein 1 isoform X9: MAEPRVVPSDLFPLVFAFLRDNHFEGAARAFGRAAGVTDQDPNAASLLDVFNYWLKSPDAKKRKAVPNGPPAKKSKKESSSSSDESSSEEDEKTTTKKPAAKSAPVPKVIAKAAAPAKKAESSSEDSSDDSDSEEEEKKPAQKVTKAQAKPAATKTQPQKKAKSSSSSDSSSSEDERPKKQPLKPVVAKTAAKSGSKAACKAANGKAESSSSSSSSSSEDSDTEKAVSAKAVPKKTPMPKPATTQVSSGKARAPAKESSSSEESSDSSEDEKPASKPKLKPGPYSAVPPPQVTEPGKGKAKPIVAKAPGKKAESSDSSDSSSDSSDEMEQAPKKGTAKTNLAKKKPTPTATVVTIKKGGSSSDSDSDSSSEEEKAVTKLTAKSLAAKGPAKPAKGPAKSGQAKKGSSSSSDSSDSDSSEDETPAKPAVKPAPSAAKKPPAVAKKAQSSSDSDSSSEEEKKVPPAKPASKTAKPESKPCTLGPKASSSDSDSSSSEEEQSKPAVKPASKSSGGSKVCAVKKAAATTSSSSSSDSSSDDDKKPRMAGTPVAGLKPGKGGQKNSSLVKEKPKTSSTPAAKSPATKKPEPKPVGGSESSSESSCDEKGKANGAGSNKKKRKSEDDQELGTPDSKKIKTKTRTPHSFPKVKQPAVPFRRVREEEIEVDSRVANNSFDAKKGAAGDWGEKAHNVLKFTKGKSFRHEKTKKKRGSYCGGAISTQVNSIKFESD
- the NOLC1 gene encoding nucleolar and coiled-body phosphoprotein 1 isoform X11, whose translation is MAEPRVVPSDLFPLVFAFLRDNHFEGAARAFGRAAGVTDQDPNAASLLDVFNYWLKSPDAKKRKAVPNGPPAKKSKKESSSSSDESSSEEDEKTTTKKPAKSAPVPKVIAKAAAPAKKAESSSEDSSDDSDSEEEEKKPAQKVTKAQAKPAATKTQPQKKAKSSSSSDSSSSEDERPKKQPLKPVVAKTAAKSGSKAACKAANGKAESSSSSSSSSSEDSDTEKAVSAKAVPKKTPMPKPATTQVSSGKARAPAKESSSSEESSDSSEDEKPASKPKLKPGPYSAVPPPQVTEPGKGKAKPIVAKAPGKKAESSDSSDSSSDSSDEMEQAPKKGTAKTNLAKKKPTPTATVVTIKKGGSSSDSDSDSSSEEEKAVTKLTAKSLAAKGPAKPAKGPAKSGQAKKGSSSSSDSSDSDSSEDETPAKPAVKPAPSAAKKPPAVAKKAQSSSDSDSSSEEEKKVPPAKPASKTAKPESKPCTLGPKASSSDSDSSSSEEEQSKPAVKPASKSSGGSKVCAVKKAAATTSSSSSSDSSSDDDKKPRMAGTPVAGLKPGKGGQKNSSLVKEKPKTSSTPAAKSPATKKPEPKPVGGSESSSESSCDEKGKANGAGSNKKKRKSEDDQELGTPDSKKIKTKTRTPHSFPKVKQPAVPFRRVREEEIEVDSRVANNSFDAKKGAAGDWGEKAHNVLKFTKGKSFRHEKTKKKRGSYCGGAISTQVNSIKFESD
- the NOLC1 gene encoding nucleolar and coiled-body phosphoprotein 1 isoform X13 translates to MAEPRVVPSDLFPLVFAFLRDNHFEGAARAFGRAAGVTDQDPNAASLLDVFNYWLKSPDAKKRKAVPNGPPAKKSKKESSSSSDESSSEEDEKTTTKKPAAKSAPVPKVIAKAAAPAKKAESSSEDSSDDSDSEEEEKKPAQKVTKAQAKPAATKTQPQKKAKSSSSSDSSSSEDERPKKQPLKPVVAKTAAKSAGSKAACKAANGKAESSSSSSSSSSEDSDTEKAVSAKAVPKKTPMPKPATTQVSSGKARAPAKESSSSEESSDSSEDEKPASKPKLKPAKTNLAKKKPTPTATVVTIKKGGSSSDSDSDSSSEEEKAVTKLTAKSLAAKGPAKPAKGPAKSGQAKKGSSSSSDSSDSDSSEDETPAKPAVKPAPSAAKKPPAVAKKAQSSSDSDSSSEEEKKVPPAKPASKTAKPESKPCTLGPKASSSDSDSSSSEEEQSKPAVKPASKSSGGSKVCAVKKAAATTSSSSSSDSSSDDDKKPRMAGTPVAGLKPGKGGQKNSSLVKEKPKTSSTPAAKSPATKKPEPKPVGGSESSSESSCDEKGKANGAGSNKKKRKSEDDQELGTPDSKKIKTKTRTPHSFPKVKQPAVPFRRVREEEIEVDSRVANNSFDAKKGAAGDWGEKAHNVLKFTKGKSFRHEKTKKKRGSYCGGAISTQVNSIKFESD
- the NOLC1 gene encoding nucleolar and coiled-body phosphoprotein 1 isoform X19; the encoded protein is MAEPRVVPSDLFPLVFAFLRDNHFEGAARAFGRAAGVTDQDPNAASLLDVFNYWLKSPDAKKRKAVPNGPPAKKSKKESSSSSDESSSEEDEKTTTKKPAKSAPVPKVIAKAAAPAKKAESSSEDSSDDSDSEEEEKKPAQKVTKAQAKPAATKTQPQKKAKSSSSSDSSSSEDERPKKQPLKPVVAKTAAKSAGSKAACKAANGKAESSSSSSSSSSEDSDTEKAVSAKAVPKKTPMPKPATTQVSSGKARAPAKESSSSEESSDSSEDEKPASKPKLKPDSSSEEEKAVTKLTAKSLAAKGPAKPAKGPAKSGQAKKGSSSSSDSSDSDSSEDETPAKPAVKPAPSAAKKPPAVAKKAQSSSDSDSSSEEEKKVPPAKPASKTAKPESKPCTLGPKASSSDSDSSSSEEEQSKPAVKPASKSSGGSKVCAVKKAAATTSSSSSSDSSSDDDKKPRMAGTPVAGLKPGKGGQKNSSLVKEKPKTSSTPAAKSPATKKPEPKPVGGSESSSESSCDEKGKANGGSNKKKRKSEDDQELGTPDSKKIKTKTRTPHSFPKVKQPAVPFRRVREEEIEVDSRVANNSFDAKKGAAGDWGEKAHNVLKFTKGKSFRHEKTKKKRGSYCGGAISTQVNSIKFESD